In Mycoavidus cysteinexigens, a genomic segment contains:
- the trxB gene encoding thioredoxin-disulfide reductase: MRSTKHAKVLILGSGPAGYTAAIYAARANLSPMLITGLAQGGQLMTTTEVENWPADAEGLQGPALMERFLEHAQRFNTEIVFDYIHTAKLDERPLRLLGEASEYTCDALIIATGASAQYLGLPSEEAFMGKGVSACATCDGFFYKQQEVAVIGGGNTAVEEALYLTQIAKKVTVIHRRNTFRAEPILVDRLLAKEKAGVVEIKWDHVLDEVQGDATGVTGIRVKHTQTHQITDLPLHGVFIAIGHKPNTDLFTGQLEMKNGYISTRAGLVGNATATSIEGVFAAGDVQDSIYRQAITSAGTGCMAALDAQRYLESLALS; this comes from the coding sequence ATGCGATCCACAAAACATGCAAAAGTTCTTATTCTAGGTTCTGGCCCAGCCGGCTATACGGCAGCCATCTATGCAGCGCGCGCAAACTTGTCGCCGATGCTCATTACCGGCCTTGCCCAAGGCGGCCAGTTAATGACCACCACGGAAGTCGAGAACTGGCCTGCCGATGCCGAAGGTTTACAAGGCCCAGCATTAATGGAGCGTTTTCTTGAGCACGCGCAACGCTTTAATACAGAGATAGTATTTGACTATATCCACACAGCAAAGCTTGATGAACGGCCACTGCGCCTGCTGGGCGAGGCAAGCGAGTACACCTGTGATGCATTGATTATCGCCACCGGCGCTTCTGCGCAATATCTTGGCTTGCCGTCTGAAGAAGCCTTTATGGGCAAAGGCGTCTCTGCGTGCGCGACCTGTGATGGATTTTTCTATAAACAACAAGAAGTGGCGGTCATTGGAGGCGGCAACACGGCTGTCGAAGAGGCGTTATACCTGACGCAAATCGCTAAAAAAGTGACCGTTATTCATCGCCGCAACACTTTTCGGGCTGAACCTATTTTGGTGGACCGATTACTCGCAAAAGAAAAGGCTGGCGTAGTCGAAATCAAATGGGATCATGTGCTAGATGAAGTGCAAGGCGATGCTACAGGTGTCACAGGCATTCGGGTTAAGCACACGCAAACCCATCAAATAACCGACCTCCCCTTACACGGCGTATTTATCGCCATTGGCCATAAACCGAATACCGATCTCTTCACCGGGCAACTTGAGATGAAAAATGGTTATATCAGCACCCGTGCTGGGCTCGTCGGCAATGCAACCGCAACCAGTATAGAGGGCGTCTTCGCTGCCGGTGATGTACAAGATTCGATTTACCGACAAGCCATTACCAGTGCCGGCACAGGTTGTATGGCTGCGCTCGATGCCCAACGCTACCTCGAAAGCTTAGCGCTGAGCTGA
- a CDS encoding ABC transporter substrate-binding protein, producing MEKNNWMRTLHSTVSIFALMALLLTLLFVFILPRPAYAALPNKTLLYCSEASPRSFDPSQAGASVEYTAGAFTVHNRLVEFDRDVMKIGPGLATHWEISPDGLRYTFYLRRAVKFHTTSFFKPTRDFNADDVLFTFGRMHDPQHPFRKAYPVPFPYFTNLGLDKEIVEIKKLDDYTVRFTLKSVNAPFLMNLGLGFASILSAEYGEKLLKMGKAADINQRPVGTGPFIFNDYTKDVSIRFDGNPNYWKPEDVQVSKLVFLITPDPALRLQKLKKKECHVINHPNLDDLDAIKSEPNLKLFSRPALILHYLAYNMSHKPFDDIRVRQALDMAINKESINQIAFRGTGKVAEIPIPSVFWRQDGPHANRSYNLQEAKKLLAQAGYPNGLKLSLWVNPLHKSTEVAAEMIQADWRKMGVEASIRLYEWGEYLRRARAGEHDVALTSWTGSPDLDDWLGVLLTCGERNNNNYAQWCNPSFDGYIQKARETINPTEREIFYKEALQIFIREQPFTPLTHVAVYQATRKEVTNFKVNYLTAVLFTGVGLE from the coding sequence ATGGAAAAGAATAACTGGATGCGCACTCTACATAGCACGGTATCGATATTTGCATTGATGGCGCTGTTGCTGACCCTGCTGTTTGTCTTTATTTTGCCCCGTCCGGCATATGCGGCACTCCCAAATAAAACCCTTCTTTATTGTTCTGAAGCCAGTCCAAGAAGCTTTGATCCTTCCCAAGCGGGCGCGTCTGTTGAATATACAGCGGGTGCTTTCACAGTCCATAATCGGCTGGTCGAATTTGACCGCGATGTCATGAAAATTGGACCTGGCCTTGCTACACATTGGGAGATTTCGCCGGATGGGTTGCGTTATACCTTTTATTTAAGGCGTGCCGTAAAGTTTCATACAACATCGTTCTTCAAGCCTACGCGGGATTTTAATGCAGACGATGTACTCTTTACTTTTGGGCGGATGCATGATCCACAACATCCATTTCGCAAGGCTTATCCCGTTCCGTTTCCCTATTTTACTAATCTGGGCCTGGACAAAGAAATTGTAGAAATTAAAAAACTTGATGACTACACGGTGCGCTTCACTTTAAAATCGGTTAATGCCCCGTTTTTGATGAATTTGGGATTGGGCTTTGCTTCAATCTTGTCCGCTGAATATGGGGAAAAATTGTTAAAAATGGGCAAGGCGGCTGATATTAACCAGCGGCCAGTTGGCACGGGCCCTTTTATTTTTAATGACTATACCAAAGACGTATCAATCCGTTTTGATGGCAATCCCAACTATTGGAAGCCAGAAGACGTACAAGTATCAAAGTTGGTTTTTTTAATTACGCCTGATCCTGCATTAAGGTTGCAAAAACTTAAGAAGAAAGAATGCCATGTGATTAATCATCCGAATCTAGATGACCTGGATGCAATCAAGAGCGAGCCGAATCTCAAGTTATTCAGCCGACCCGCTCTGATTCTTCATTATTTGGCTTACAATATGTCGCATAAGCCGTTTGACGATATTCGCGTGCGCCAGGCACTGGATATGGCAATTAATAAAGAGTCGATTAACCAGATCGCCTTCCGTGGGACTGGGAAAGTAGCGGAAATACCCATCCCGTCGGTATTTTGGAGGCAAGATGGACCCCATGCGAATCGGTCATATAATTTGCAAGAAGCCAAAAAATTATTGGCGCAGGCAGGCTATCCAAATGGCTTAAAGCTTTCGTTGTGGGTAAACCCGTTGCATAAATCAACAGAAGTCGCGGCTGAAATGATTCAGGCCGATTGGCGTAAGATGGGTGTAGAAGCGAGCATTAGGTTGTATGAATGGGGCGAATACCTTAGGCGCGCGCGCGCCGGTGAACATGATGTCGCGCTAACGAGCTGGACCGGCTCTCCTGATCTAGACGATTGGTTGGGGGTATTATTGACCTGTGGGGAAAGAAATAACAACAATTATGCGCAATGGTGCAACCCATCGTTTGATGGATATATCCAAAAGGCGCGCGAGACAATAAACCCCACTGAACGCGAGATTTTTTATAAAGAAGCATTGCAGATTTTTATTCGTGAACAACCCTTTACGCCCCTTACCCACGTAGCAGTTTACCAAGCAACTAGAAAGGAAGTGACCAACTTCAAAGTGAATT
- a CDS encoding replication-associated recombination protein A encodes MSDLFAQKPAAPLAEALRPKALDEVIGQSHLLGEGKPLRLAFQSGKPHSMILWGPPGVGKTTLARLTATAFKCEFIALSAVFSGVKDIRASMEQAEQNLAMGKHTILFVDEIHRFNKSQQDALLPYAESGLVTFIGATTENPSFEVNSALLSRAQVYVLKSLTEEELKQLLKRAQEKVLDHLEFDELARGTIIGYADGDARRLLNLLEQCQTAAGVADVKKIDADFIQNALTLNSRRFDKGGDNFYDQISALHKSVRGSHPDAALYWLTRMLDGGADPRYLARRIVRMAWEDIGLADPKAMQIANDAALTYERLGSPEGELALGQAVIYLAVAAKSNAGYNAYNQARAFVKQDKSREVPVHLRNAPTKLMKELGYGHEYRYAHDEPNAYAAGEAYLPDGMTEPGWYQPTPRGLEIKIGEKLALLRKWDEEAGKK; translated from the coding sequence GTGTCTGATCTGTTCGCACAGAAGCCTGCTGCACCACTCGCTGAAGCCCTTCGCCCTAAGGCCTTGGACGAGGTGATTGGGCAGTCTCATCTACTAGGTGAAGGCAAGCCCCTAAGACTGGCTTTCCAGTCGGGCAAGCCGCACTCTATGATCCTCTGGGGGCCGCCGGGTGTTGGTAAGACCACCTTAGCAAGGCTCACGGCCACGGCCTTCAAGTGCGAGTTCATAGCCCTATCCGCAGTGTTTTCGGGCGTGAAAGATATCAGGGCCTCTATGGAGCAGGCAGAACAGAACTTGGCGATGGGCAAGCACACCATCTTGTTCGTAGACGAGATTCACAGGTTCAATAAGTCCCAACAAGACGCTCTTCTTCCTTATGCGGAAAGTGGCTTGGTGACGTTTATTGGCGCCACGACTGAGAACCCTTCTTTTGAAGTGAACTCGGCCTTGCTGTCACGTGCACAGGTCTACGTGCTGAAGTCGTTGACAGAAGAAGAGTTAAAACAACTCTTGAAGAGAGCGCAAGAAAAAGTACTGGATCATCTTGAGTTTGATGAATTGGCAAGGGGCACCATCATTGGTTATGCAGACGGTGATGCTAGAAGACTCTTGAACCTGCTGGAACAGTGTCAAACGGCTGCGGGCGTTGCTGATGTTAAGAAAATTGACGCCGATTTCATTCAGAACGCCTTGACCTTAAACAGTCGGCGTTTCGACAAGGGTGGGGACAATTTCTATGACCAGATCTCGGCCTTGCACAAGTCGGTGCGTGGTTCGCATCCTGATGCTGCTCTCTATTGGTTAACGAGAATGCTGGACGGTGGGGCTGATCCGCGGTATCTGGCAAGACGGATCGTACGCATGGCCTGGGAAGACATCGGGCTTGCTGACCCAAAGGCGATGCAGATTGCCAACGATGCGGCTCTCACCTATGAACGGTTGGGAAGCCCCGAAGGCGAGCTGGCACTAGGCCAAGCAGTGATCTACTTGGCTGTTGCCGCCAAAAGCAATGCTGGCTACAACGCCTACAACCAGGCTAGAGCCTTCGTGAAGCAGGACAAGAGCCGCGAAGTGCCGGTTCACCTGCGCAATGCTCCTACCAAATTAATGAAGGAACTGGGCTATGGGCATGAATACCGATATGCTCATGATGAACCCAATGCCTATGCTGCCGGTGAGGCCTATTTGCCTGACGGCATGACAGAGCCGGGCTGGTATCAACCAACCCCAAGAGGCTTGGAAATTAAGATTGGCGAGAAGCTGGCTCTGTTGAGGAAGTGGGACGAAGAGGCAGGAAAGAAATGA
- a CDS encoding NAD+ synthase: MKMRIALAQINVTVGDFVGNLKIMVAAARDAYQQGAHLVIMPELALSGYPPEDLLLRPSFYAASAAALAQLASELSAFEGLHVVVGHPYRMNAHENRPLKSNVPPSDTFNAVSVLREGRVLGTYFKQELPNTEVFDERRYFATDPKPYVFELEGVRCAVLICEDIWYPTAVQQAKTAGAQLLLVPNGSPYHLGKDNLRLEIVRARIRESGLPLVYVNYAGAQDELVFDGGSFVCNAQGECVARMPQFEAGVALVEFDGITPQPSKIAPESSLEAQVYAALVLGVRDYVEKNGFPGVLIGLSGGVDSALVLAIACDALGSERVRAVMMPSPYTAEISVIDAREMVGRLKVRYDEIAITPAFEAFRLSLAQVFDGLAADTTEENIQARIRGTLLMALSNKLGWLVLTTGNKSEMAVGYCTLYGDMAGGFAVLKDIAKTLVYRLCHYRNTSDAFAFKQIIPERILTRAPSAELRPNQIDQDSLPPYEILDAIMQLYMEAGHSGADIVAAGFEPADVARITRLIKQNEYKRRQAPIGPRITARAFGRDWRYPITSGFSEVL, from the coding sequence ATAAAAATGCGTATTGCCCTTGCTCAAATCAATGTAACGGTTGGTGATTTCGTTGGTAATCTAAAAATCATGGTTGCGGCTGCGCGTGATGCTTATCAGCAGGGCGCTCATTTAGTCATCATGCCAGAGCTGGCCTTATCTGGCTATCCGCCTGAAGATTTATTGTTGCGTCCATCATTTTACGCCGCTAGCGCGGCGGCGCTAGCGCAACTTGCCTCTGAATTAAGCGCCTTCGAAGGGTTGCACGTCGTAGTGGGCCATCCCTATCGGATGAATGCGCATGAAAACCGGCCGCTTAAATCCAACGTGCCGCCAAGCGATACATTTAATGCGGTTTCGGTTTTACGAGAAGGTCGCGTGCTTGGCACATACTTCAAACAAGAGTTGCCCAATACCGAGGTGTTTGACGAAAGACGCTATTTTGCGACAGACCCAAAGCCTTACGTTTTTGAACTAGAGGGTGTACGCTGCGCAGTCCTGATTTGTGAAGATATTTGGTATCCGACTGCAGTACAACAAGCGAAAACTGCAGGCGCACAGCTTTTGCTGGTTCCAAATGGTTCGCCCTATCACCTTGGCAAGGATAATTTGCGCCTAGAAATAGTGCGCGCGCGCATCCGAGAAAGCGGGTTGCCATTGGTTTACGTAAACTATGCTGGGGCGCAAGATGAGCTGGTGTTTGATGGGGGCTCTTTTGTCTGTAATGCGCAAGGGGAGTGTGTCGCTCGGATGCCGCAATTTGAAGCCGGTGTTGCGTTGGTTGAGTTTGATGGAATAACGCCCCAACCTAGCAAAATTGCGCCGGAATCTTCTCTCGAGGCGCAAGTCTATGCCGCACTGGTACTGGGTGTGCGTGATTATGTAGAAAAAAACGGTTTCCCGGGCGTACTGATTGGACTGTCAGGCGGCGTCGATTCGGCACTGGTATTGGCCATTGCATGCGATGCACTCGGGTCAGAACGTGTCCGCGCAGTGATGATGCCATCACCCTACACCGCTGAGATTTCAGTGATCGATGCGCGTGAGATGGTGGGCCGTCTCAAGGTTCGCTATGACGAAATTGCAATCACTCCCGCATTTGAAGCGTTTCGTTTATCGCTTGCTCAGGTCTTTGATGGATTAGCCGCAGATACGACAGAAGAAAATATTCAGGCCCGCATCCGCGGTACCTTATTGATGGCGCTATCGAATAAATTAGGCTGGCTTGTGCTCACTACAGGTAATAAGAGTGAAATGGCTGTCGGGTATTGCACGTTATATGGCGATATGGCAGGCGGTTTCGCTGTGCTTAAAGATATTGCCAAGACTTTAGTCTACCGGCTGTGCCATTACCGGAACACCAGCGACGCTTTTGCGTTTAAGCAAATTATTCCTGAGCGCATTCTAACGCGTGCGCCTTCTGCTGAGTTGCGGCCGAATCAAATTGATCAAGACAGCCTGCCTCCTTACGAAATTTTAGACGCGATTATGCAGCTATATATGGAAGCAGGCCATTCAGGTGCTGACATTGTGGCCGCTGGATTTGAGCCAGCAGACGTTGCGCGCATCACGCGGCTGATTAAACAAAACGAATACAAACGGCGTCAAGCGCCGATCGGCCCGCGCATTACTGCGCGCGCCTTTGGGCGCGACTGGCGTTATCCGATCACTTCGGGCTTTAGCGAAGTACTATGA
- a CDS encoding LysR family transcriptional regulator yields MLKEINQRRIRYFHEVLARGTIRGAAEHLNVAASVITRQLRLLEEELAVTLFERRARGVVPTEAADVVLQYYRQCNASQEYMESCLQEMRGMQRGSIRIGVNEAYVPPLMDDVLNDFSQQYPRLNIHVEVLLTTEIMAQVIQDEMHIGLAYNPPENPDIHCYLRAKRPIRLLVRKGHPLINQQRKIVIADVMDYPLGLMSATSGVAQTIQLLEATEKIRLAPILTTNSVLVLQEFIRGGGLAFLAPAMTNPKILSGEVIALEIDHPILTAPEIHLFVRQGRPLSAAINQLLKQAETKLSLFN; encoded by the coding sequence ATGCTTAAAGAGATTAATCAGCGACGTATTCGTTATTTCCATGAAGTGCTTGCGCGTGGAACGATTCGTGGTGCGGCAGAGCACTTAAATGTTGCTGCTTCAGTGATTACCCGACAGCTTCGTTTGCTTGAAGAAGAGTTGGCGGTGACTCTTTTTGAGAGGCGTGCGCGCGGCGTCGTCCCTACCGAAGCCGCCGACGTTGTATTGCAATATTATCGGCAGTGTAATGCGAGTCAAGAGTATATGGAATCTTGCTTGCAAGAAATGCGTGGCATGCAGCGCGGGAGTATTCGGATTGGAGTTAATGAAGCGTATGTTCCGCCATTAATGGACGATGTGCTCAATGATTTTAGCCAGCAGTACCCGCGCCTCAATATTCATGTTGAAGTTTTGTTAACCACTGAGATTATGGCGCAAGTTATTCAAGATGAGATGCACATAGGGCTGGCCTATAATCCACCGGAAAATCCTGATATTCATTGTTATTTGAGAGCCAAGCGTCCTATCCGTTTGCTTGTCAGAAAAGGCCATCCGCTGATTAATCAACAACGTAAAATCGTTATTGCGGATGTGATGGACTATCCTTTAGGTCTGATGTCCGCTACTTCTGGCGTAGCACAGACAATTCAACTTTTAGAGGCGACAGAAAAAATTCGATTAGCGCCGATATTGACGACGAACTCAGTGCTTGTGTTGCAAGAATTTATCAGAGGTGGCGGTCTAGCATTTCTGGCTCCTGCGATGACTAATCCAAAGATTCTTAGCGGCGAAGTGATTGCATTGGAAATTGATCACCCGATTCTAACTGCTCCAGAGATTCATTTATTTGTGAGGCAGGGGCGGCCGCTTTCTGCCGCGATAAATCAGCTTTTAAAGCAAGCTGAAACTAAATTATCGCTTTTCAATTAA
- the serS gene encoding serine--tRNA ligase, producing MLDIQLLRKDLDVIAHRLKSRGYTLDCATFMKLEAERRELQVRTEELQARRNSLAKQIGIAKSRAQECSALIVEADEINHILKDSALRLHELQARLTEFMLDTPNLPHESVPLGRDETQNTEISRWGAPCRFEFEIKDHVDLGLPLGLDFDSAVKLSGTRFAVLRGPLARLQRALAQFMLDLHINQHGYTEIQVPYLVNATSMRGTGQLPKFEEDLFKVPHKASGESNASEDFYLIPTAEVPLTNLMRETIVTADQLPLKWVAHTPCFRSEAGSYGRDTRGMIRQHQFEKVELVQIVPPEQSDQALEELVSHAEAVLHKLELPYRKVLLCTGDMGFGSAKTYDLEVWLPSQNTYREISSCSNMEAFQARRMQARFRRGQGKPELIHTLNGSGLAVGRTLVALLENFQNADGTISVPNVLQPYLGGMKKLEASV from the coding sequence ATGCTTGATATCCAGCTATTGCGTAAAGACCTTGATGTTATCGCGCACCGTCTTAAAAGCCGCGGTTACACGTTAGATTGTGCAACCTTTATGAAACTGGAGGCTGAGCGCCGCGAGCTGCAAGTGCGCACTGAAGAGCTGCAAGCGCGCCGTAATAGCCTTGCCAAGCAAATTGGCATTGCAAAAAGCCGCGCGCAAGAGTGTTCTGCGCTTATCGTTGAAGCGGACGAGATTAACCATATTCTCAAAGATTCGGCGTTACGGCTTCACGAGCTGCAAGCACGGTTAACGGAATTTATGCTGGATACCCCTAATTTGCCGCATGAGAGTGTGCCTCTGGGCCGCGACGAAACGCAAAATACTGAAATAAGTCGCTGGGGTGCGCCGTGTCGATTTGAGTTTGAAATTAAAGACCATGTAGATCTTGGGCTGCCGTTGGGGCTAGATTTTGATAGCGCAGTCAAGCTCAGTGGCACGCGTTTCGCGGTGCTACGCGGCCCGCTCGCACGGTTACAGCGTGCTTTGGCCCAATTTATGTTGGATTTGCATATCAATCAGCATGGTTATACAGAAATTCAGGTTCCTTACCTTGTCAACGCCACTTCTATGCGCGGCACCGGTCAGTTACCTAAATTTGAAGAAGATTTATTTAAAGTGCCGCATAAAGCCAGTGGCGAAAGTAATGCGTCTGAAGATTTTTACCTCATTCCAACCGCTGAAGTTCCGCTCACTAACTTGATGCGAGAAACCATTGTTACAGCGGATCAATTACCGCTCAAATGGGTTGCCCATACGCCATGTTTTAGATCGGAAGCAGGTAGTTATGGCCGTGATACGCGCGGCATGATTCGCCAACATCAATTTGAAAAAGTGGAGCTGGTGCAAATTGTGCCGCCTGAGCAATCTGATCAAGCGCTCGAAGAGCTTGTGAGCCACGCTGAAGCGGTTTTGCACAAACTTGAATTGCCCTATCGGAAAGTTTTACTGTGTACCGGCGATATGGGTTTTGGCAGTGCAAAAACCTACGATCTCGAAGTCTGGCTGCCATCACAAAACACTTACCGCGAGATTTCGTCCTGTTCAAATATGGAAGCGTTTCAAGCACGCCGGATGCAAGCGCGTTTTCGGCGGGGGCAGGGTAAACCTGAACTTATCCATACGCTAAATGGCTCGGGCTTAGCAGTGGGGCGTACTTTAGTTGCGCTGCTTGAAAATTTCCAAAATGCGGATGGCACAATCAGCGTGCCAAACGTGTTGCAACCTTATCTAGGGGGTATGAAGAAGCTTGAGGCGAGCGTATAA
- a CDS encoding DNA translocase FtsK, with protein sequence MAKSSFSYSAQALPRRISHLVIEIRWLLQLACVFLLLMALISYSPLDPSWTHAVQANHIANWGGRVGAWMADILLLFFGFSAYWWVVLFGRRVVLGYWRIARAPGQPELSQKPSATTQQLHAPLPEGGWLLELFSFALILIASVGLESMRLWSLSANLPRVPGGVLGDAVAAQVLHALGFTGGTLALLLLLAIGGSLFFRFSWLNAVERIGDGIIAALRFIKMRYEARRDRKVGEVAAVRREGRLEQDRVRVEEHEPVRIVQAVNPVVKSERIEKEKQQALFHDLPDSILPPLALLDAPSAVQETISADTLEFTSRLIEKKLKDFGVDVVVIAAYPGPVITRYEVEPAVGVKGSQVVNLAKDLARSLSLVSIRVVETIPGKNYMGLELPNLRRQTVRLSEILGSEAYAAATSALTIALGKDISGKPIVADLAKMPHLLVAGTTGSGKSVGINAMILSLLYKATAEQVRMILIDPKMLEMSVYDGVPHLLCPVVTDMRQAGHALNWTVAEMERRYKLMSKLGVRNLGGYNHKLDEAHKREETLPNPFSLTPDAPEPLERLPHIVVVIDELADLMMVVGKKVEELIARIAQKARAAGIHLILATQRPSVDVITGLIKANVPTRMAFQVSSKIDSRTILDQQGAESLLGMGDMLYLPPGTGLPVRVHGAFVADDEVHRVVEKLKGQGEPNYIEGILEGGVNNEMDEETGSLNGGGQSAEADPLYDQAVEIVIKHRRASISLVQRHLRIGYNRAARLLEQMEQAGLISTMSANGNREILVPNRDSN encoded by the coding sequence ATGGCGAAATCTTCTTTTTCTTATAGTGCACAGGCGTTGCCGCGCCGGATCTCTCACCTGGTTATTGAAATTCGCTGGCTGCTGCAGCTTGCGTGTGTATTTTTGCTGTTGATGGCGCTGATTAGCTATAGTCCATTGGATCCAAGCTGGACCCATGCTGTGCAGGCTAACCATATTGCTAATTGGGGAGGGCGCGTAGGGGCATGGATGGCGGATATTTTGCTCTTGTTCTTCGGCTTTTCAGCTTATTGGTGGGTGGTATTGTTTGGGCGTCGGGTGGTCTTGGGTTACTGGCGCATAGCACGCGCTCCGGGGCAGCCTGAGCTCAGCCAAAAGCCCTCGGCAACAACGCAGCAATTGCATGCGCCCTTGCCGGAGGGGGGCTGGCTGCTTGAATTATTTTCTTTCGCGTTAATCTTAATTGCTAGCGTTGGGCTTGAGTCAATGCGGCTCTGGTCCTTATCCGCTAACTTGCCGCGTGTGCCTGGCGGTGTGCTGGGGGATGCGGTAGCGGCGCAAGTCTTGCATGCTCTGGGCTTCACGGGCGGTACGCTGGCGCTTTTGCTGCTGTTGGCGATTGGGGGCTCGCTATTTTTTCGCTTTTCTTGGTTAAATGCAGTTGAGCGTATTGGGGATGGGATTATCGCTGCGCTGAGGTTCATTAAAATGCGCTATGAAGCGCGCCGTGATCGAAAAGTAGGCGAGGTTGCTGCAGTCCGCCGTGAAGGCAGGCTTGAGCAAGATCGCGTGCGAGTTGAAGAACATGAGCCGGTGCGGATTGTGCAGGCAGTCAACCCGGTGGTGAAATCCGAGCGGATTGAAAAAGAAAAGCAGCAAGCGCTTTTTCATGATTTGCCTGATAGCATTTTGCCGCCGCTTGCGTTACTTGATGCGCCGTCAGCTGTGCAAGAAACGATCTCGGCGGACACCCTTGAATTTACTTCACGTTTGATCGAAAAAAAATTAAAAGACTTTGGCGTTGACGTCGTCGTGATTGCGGCTTATCCGGGACCTGTGATCACACGCTATGAAGTCGAGCCGGCGGTGGGTGTTAAGGGGAGTCAGGTTGTTAACCTAGCAAAGGATTTAGCGCGTTCGCTTTCGTTGGTGTCAATTCGCGTCGTGGAGACCATTCCGGGCAAAAATTATATGGGCCTTGAATTGCCCAATTTACGTCGCCAAACCGTCCGTTTATCTGAAATTTTAGGTTCTGAAGCGTATGCTGCCGCTACTTCAGCGCTGACGATTGCACTGGGTAAAGATATTAGCGGCAAGCCTATCGTTGCTGATTTAGCCAAAATGCCGCATCTGCTGGTAGCCGGCACGACTGGGTCGGGTAAATCCGTCGGAATTAACGCGATGATTTTATCGTTGCTATATAAAGCAACGGCTGAGCAGGTTAGGATGATTTTGATCGATCCGAAGATGCTTGAGATGAGTGTTTATGATGGCGTGCCGCATCTGTTATGTCCGGTGGTGACCGATATGCGGCAAGCCGGGCATGCATTAAATTGGACGGTCGCTGAGATGGAGCGCCGTTATAAATTAATGAGTAAGCTTGGTGTGCGTAACCTCGGTGGTTATAACCATAAGCTGGATGAGGCGCACAAGCGCGAAGAGACCCTCCCGAACCCATTTAGCCTGACGCCAGATGCGCCTGAGCCGCTTGAGCGGCTGCCGCATATTGTGGTGGTGATTGATGAGTTGGCAGATCTCATGATGGTAGTTGGCAAAAAAGTCGAAGAATTGATTGCGCGCATCGCCCAAAAAGCCAGAGCTGCGGGCATTCACTTGATTCTTGCGACGCAACGGCCGTCCGTCGATGTTATCACGGGCTTAATTAAAGCCAATGTGCCGACGCGTATGGCTTTTCAAGTTTCATCAAAAATCGACTCACGCACGATCTTGGATCAACAAGGCGCTGAATCGCTATTGGGCATGGGCGATATGCTGTATCTGCCGCCTGGCACGGGTTTGCCAGTGCGGGTACATGGTGCTTTTGTGGCGGATGACGAAGTACACCGCGTGGTCGAAAAACTCAAAGGGCAGGGAGAGCCCAATTATATTGAGGGTATTCTGGAGGGCGGCGTGAATAACGAGATGGATGAAGAAACGGGCAGTCTCAATGGGGGGGGGCAAAGCGCTGAAGCAGATCCACTCTATGATCAAGCCGTTGAAATTGTCATCAAACATCGGCGCGCATCCATTTCGCTGGTGCAGCGTCATTTGCGCATTGGCTATAATCGCGCCGCTCGTTTACTTGAACAAATGGAGCAGGCAGGGTTAATATCGACCATGTCGGCAAATGGCAACCGTGAAATTTTGGTGCCAAATCGTGATTCAAATTAG
- the lolA gene encoding outer membrane lipoprotein chaperone LolA: MKLKTATLLKIKLGLKRLTAVFIAINVLSPVYASESPAATEQLNNFIVQVQTAKGHFVQQQIKTDPKRMKDVNDPGTWPREACCKSSGFFLFERPGKFIWTYEEPSRQILQSDGTYFYVYDKELKQVIKRKLDGVLGVSPAAILFGSNDLNKNFKLRDIGKEAGLNWLELKPRAADTQFQRILIGFRKGNLEAMKLFDLFGNVTLLVFTDMKKNPSIPPDRFKFTVPQDVDVVQG, from the coding sequence ATGAAGCTTAAAACAGCAACTTTATTAAAGATTAAACTTGGACTTAAAAGACTAACGGCGGTATTCATAGCGATCAATGTTTTGTCGCCTGTCTATGCTAGTGAGTCTCCTGCCGCTACTGAGCAGCTCAATAATTTTATTGTCCAAGTACAAACGGCGAAAGGCCATTTTGTGCAGCAGCAGATTAAAACTGATCCAAAGCGCATGAAAGATGTGAATGATCCGGGTACCTGGCCGCGAGAAGCATGCTGCAAATCAAGCGGCTTCTTCTTATTTGAGCGGCCCGGTAAATTTATTTGGACTTATGAAGAGCCTTCTCGCCAAATTTTGCAGTCTGACGGTACATATTTTTATGTGTACGATAAAGAGCTCAAGCAAGTTATCAAGCGTAAGCTTGACGGTGTGCTAGGGGTCAGCCCGGCAGCGATTTTGTTTGGCAGCAATGATCTTAATAAAAATTTTAAGTTGCGCGATATTGGTAAAGAAGCAGGATTAAATTGGCTTGAGCTAAAACCCAGAGCTGCTGACACGCAATTTCAACGCATTCTCATAGGCTTTCGAAAAGGAAATTTAGAGGCCATGAAATTATTTGATCTGTTTGGAAACGTCACTTTATTGGTTTTCACAGATATGAAGAAAAACCCGAGCATACCTCCTGATCGCTTTAAATTCACGGTGCCGCAAGACGTAGACGTGGTTCAGGGATAA